CCGTAATGCGTTTTACATCTTCATTTAAACTCTCAATATGCTGAATATTAACTGCCGAAATCACGTTGATTCCCGCTTCCAGAATCTCCAGAACATCTTGCCAGCGTTTTTCGTTTTTGCTTCCCTCAACGTTTGTGTGCGCCAATTCATCAACAATCACCACCTCGGGTCTAAGGTTGATAATTGCCTGAACATCGAGTTCTTCCAGCTCTTTCCCTTTATAGAAAATGGTTCGCCGCGGAATTACGGGCAAACCAGATAAAAGTTCATGCGTTTCCTTTCGCAAATGCGTTTCGATGTAGCCAATTTTTACATCAATTCCGTTTTTCAACAACGAATGTGCTTCTTGCAGCATCCGGTACGTTTTCCCCACACCGGCGCTCATCCCAATATAGACCTTGAACTTTCCTTTTCGTGATTTCTGAATTAAATCGAGAAAGTGCTGTGCATTATTTTCTTTTTCTTCTTTCATTTTTTTGCTTTATGCCGTAAGCTTTAAGCTTTAAGCAAATCAGCTTTTTGAGAGCCTATTGCTTAAAGCCTATAGCCTAAAGCTAGAATGAGATCGCCAACGAAGTCGTTACAAAAGTATTTGTATCCGTTGGAACGTTATCTTTTGTGAAAATCTGATCTTTACTAGAAAGATTTCTTGCTTCTAATCTAAACATTACATTATCAGTAACTAAGTAATCAAAGTTAGCCGAAAATCCGTAAGTTTTAAAACCATTTGGTGTTTCAGTTGCGATGATAACACCTTTTTCATCACTATAATATTCGCCACGAGCTGCAAGCTGAATTTTATCAGTTGGTTTGTATTGCAGAATCAAAACTGGCGAAAACCACGTGTCATATTTGTTACTGTTTTTAGCCGCTTGTTGCGATCCAACATCAAAACCGGCAGTAACATTTGTTTTATCCGTTACTTTAAATTGCCCGTAAAAGTTATTAAAATAACGCCATTTTTTGTCAATATCCGGTTGCTCATTTCCAACATACGTACTCCAGTTCAAAACAACTTTGTCTGATGGTTTGTAAGTAATCTGCGTTCCAAAAGCTGGCGTTTGATTCCCTTTTACCTTCTCGATTCGTTGCCATCCGTTTAAATACATTCCGGCCAAATACCATTTTCCAGATTCAGAAGTGTAACCAATTTTAACTCCCGTTTCATAATAAGGCGAGTTTTCAGCCAAAATGCTTCTCGTCAAAGTCTGGCAATCTTTTCCAATTGCACTTTCAAAACCTATGTGAGCCGGCATAATTCCCGCATCGATCCATAAATTATGGCTTTGCGAAATCTTCACACCCACATTTGCTTCATAGATATTTTTCAACAAACCTTGTTCCGCCGCCATGTTATATTCGGCGTAAGTTCCGGCCATCAAAGCAAAATTTCCGCGAATATTATCTTTTGAATAATTCACTTTTGCCATACCTAAATTAATATTCACTTCATTACTTTTATTAAAATTGTAAAAAAAGCTCGGGCGCGTATGATCTTCCGGTTTCCCAAAATCATAACTATAATAAGTCTCTACATATCCTGAAAACGTAAACGGACTTTTTGTTTCTTCCTGAGCGTGTAAATTGCTAAAACCAAAAGCGATTAAAGCGGTAAGTATTATTTTTTTCATTTTTGTGGTATTCAATTATTTATTTAGTAGATTTTTTAGGAGCTATTTCCCGCTATCCGTTTCAATCTTTTGTGCCGAACCCCGGCACAAAAGGATTTCCACTACTATCGGGGCTAGGATATTTGGGGTAAAAAAGGGCATTCATTATCCTAACAGGTTTCCAAAACCTGTTAGGTATTTATTTTTAAAAGTTTAGTTTTCGATTCCAATTCTCGCCACAGTTTGTCATTGCGAGGAACGAAGCAACCACATTTGCAAAGTCAACTTTATGTATAATTGTTAGTGAGGTTGCTTCGTTCCTCGCAATGACAAAAATGCGCAGAG
This genomic window from Flavobacterium sp. 9 contains:
- a CDS encoding porin; translation: MKKIILTALIAFGFSNLHAQEETKSPFTFSGYVETYYSYDFGKPEDHTRPSFFYNFNKSNEVNINLGMAKVNYSKDNIRGNFALMAGTYAEYNMAAEQGLLKNIYEANVGVKISQSHNLWIDAGIMPAHIGFESAIGKDCQTLTRSILAENSPYYETGVKIGYTSESGKWYLAGMYLNGWQRIEKVKGNQTPAFGTQITYKPSDKVVLNWSTYVGNEQPDIDKKWRYFNNFYGQFKVTDKTNVTAGFDVGSQQAAKNSNKYDTWFSPVLILQYKPTDKIQLAARGEYYSDEKGVIIATETPNGFKTYGFSANFDYLVTDNVMFRLEARNLSSKDQIFTKDNVPTDTNTFVTTSLAISF